A single window of Nicotiana tomentosiformis chromosome 1, ASM39032v3, whole genome shotgun sequence DNA harbors:
- the LOC104088864 gene encoding zinc finger A20 and AN1 domain-containing stress-associated protein 5, whose translation MAQRTEKEETEFKAVPETITLCVNNCGVTGNPATNNMCQKCFNATTAATSTSASSPTGSVVTIPHKFAEKLARSERSARFSLLRSSPERKSDLERTSQHLTVKEDKMKESVPPAKREVNRCSGCRRKVGLTGFRCRCGDLFCGEHRYSDRHDCSYDYKSAGRDAIARENPVVKAAKIIKV comes from the coding sequence atggCTCAGAGAACGGAGAAAGAAGAGACGGAGTTCAAGGCCGTACCTGAAACGATAACGCTTTGCGTCAATAATTGCGGAGTCACCGGAAATCCAGCCACCAACAATATGTGTCAAAAATGCTTCAACGCCACCACCGCTGCTACCTCAACTTCCGCCAGCTCGCCGACGGGGTCGGTGGTCACGATTCCTCACAAGTTCGCTGAGAAATTGGCTAGATCTGAAAGATCGGCTCGATTTAGCTTGTTGAGATCGTCGCCGGAGAGGAAGTCCGATCTGGAAAGAACGAGTCAACATCTGACGGTAAAGGAGGATAAAATGAAGGAAAGCGTTCCGCCGGCTAAGAGAGAGGTGAATCGTTGCTCAGGCTGTCGGAGGAAGGTAGGATTGACCGGATTCCGGTGCCGGTGCGGCGATTTGTTCTGCGGTGAACACCGGTACTCCGATCGTCATGACTGTAGCTACGACTACAAATCCGCCGGCCGAGACGCGATCGCGAGGGAGAATCCAGTCGTCAAAGCAGCGAAAATCATTAAGGTTTAA